From one Brevibacterium sp. 'Marine' genomic stretch:
- a CDS encoding cation transporter has product MTTTTITVSGMTCGHCEAAVKEELGALAGVSEVAVDLNAGGDSPVTITSSTELDDAAIRAAVDEAGYEVK; this is encoded by the coding sequence ATGACGACCACCACCATCACCGTTTCTGGAATGACCTGCGGACACTGCGAAGCCGCTGTCAAGGAAGAGCTCGGGGCACTCGCGGGCGTCTCGGAGGTCGCGGTCGACCTCAACGCCGGGGGCGATTCCCCGGTCACGATCACCTCATCGACCGAACTCGACGATGCGGCGATCCGCGCCGCCGTCGATGAAGCCGGCTATGAGGTGAAGTGA
- a CDS encoding metal-sensitive transcriptional regulator, translating to MTEQHGYTPQKDALARRMKRIEGQVRGIGKMIDEDKYCIDILTQVSAATAALHAVSINLLEEHIAHCVVDAASSGDDEEARKKVEEASAAISRLIKS from the coding sequence ATGACTGAGCAACATGGATACACCCCGCAGAAGGACGCTCTCGCGCGGAGGATGAAGCGGATCGAAGGTCAGGTCCGCGGCATCGGGAAGATGATCGATGAGGACAAGTACTGCATCGACATCCTCACCCAGGTCTCCGCCGCGACAGCCGCGCTGCACGCGGTCTCCATCAACCTCCTCGAGGAGCACATCGCTCACTGCGTGGTCGACGCCGCCTCATCCGGCGACGACGAGGAAGCACGGAAGAAGGTCGAGGAGGCATCAGCCGCCATCTCCCGACTCATCAAGAGCTGA
- a CDS encoding 2Fe-2S iron-sulfur cluster-binding protein, which translates to MHVARLFRFPVKGFPAEELTEARAVKDRGIRGDRIAAFTNGSLDVPADAWHSYSAFTVLKNDTDLQKWQVAVALPGVAGAESTPAPEPDDRSATAEAVDDISATVTLTAPTGESTTFSTDDADGRAASASFLSERIPPQGTFPRSLAVADQGMFDSQRSGISLINPATVAAIAETDEGRAALGLSAEAAGRTAVDPADTDDPATPAVELDPLRFRGNILVEGLASFEEFALVGSVIRLGGVRLAIRSTIERCPATTVNPTTTEVDVNVPRLLNSACGHLHCGIYGQILETGDVTVGDEITVEGPAPRELIKVARTPRFMTVVGRRQICNDIVEVALRDDLGWIREFDEPGTNLRVHLDLGAPFWRTYTITDVDDDIVRIAVRTQGKGSRAVASLDEGQRILTSGPHGTMTASRVFGGTTALITAGIGITPSLGLLRSDGLAELPDTDRIRLVHVDRDHRTACLWNRLQDRARSGSVPVETHHRDTATAGRPGHRDLVDWVAGCDNVMVCGPRDFTAAVLAAADEAGVPAVHQETFASPNTGMSEAIAACSPAEVTLENSGTSFVWQPQEGTLLESLEARGFRSPSSCRGGSCGTCSVSLAAGSVLYPIEPAARVESDEVLVCSAVPAGPISLAL; encoded by the coding sequence ATGCATGTTGCCAGACTGTTCCGGTTCCCGGTCAAGGGATTCCCCGCCGAGGAACTCACCGAGGCCAGGGCGGTCAAGGACCGCGGGATCCGCGGCGACCGGATCGCGGCGTTCACGAACGGCAGCCTCGACGTTCCCGCCGACGCCTGGCACTCGTATTCCGCCTTCACGGTGCTGAAAAACGACACCGACCTGCAGAAATGGCAGGTCGCCGTGGCCCTCCCCGGGGTGGCCGGAGCCGAATCCACGCCCGCGCCTGAGCCGGATGACCGGAGTGCCACCGCCGAGGCGGTCGACGATATCTCCGCAACCGTGACCCTCACGGCCCCGACGGGGGAGTCGACGACCTTCTCCACGGATGACGCCGACGGCAGGGCCGCCTCGGCGAGCTTCCTCTCCGAACGGATACCCCCTCAGGGTACATTCCCGCGCAGCCTGGCCGTCGCGGATCAGGGGATGTTCGACTCGCAGCGCTCGGGAATCTCTCTCATCAACCCTGCCACGGTCGCCGCGATCGCCGAAACGGACGAGGGCCGCGCGGCCCTCGGCCTGAGCGCGGAAGCTGCCGGTCGTACGGCGGTCGATCCGGCGGACACGGACGACCCGGCCACTCCCGCAGTCGAGCTCGACCCGCTGCGGTTCCGCGGCAACATCCTCGTCGAGGGACTCGCTTCGTTCGAGGAGTTCGCGCTCGTCGGTTCGGTCATCCGCCTCGGCGGTGTGCGGCTGGCGATCCGCTCGACGATCGAACGCTGCCCGGCGACGACCGTCAACCCGACGACGACCGAGGTCGACGTCAACGTCCCAAGGCTGCTCAACTCCGCCTGCGGGCACCTGCACTGCGGAATCTACGGACAGATCCTCGAGACCGGCGACGTCACGGTCGGCGACGAGATCACCGTCGAGGGTCCGGCCCCGCGCGAACTGATCAAGGTCGCGCGGACTCCGCGCTTCATGACCGTCGTCGGCCGCCGGCAGATCTGCAACGACATCGTCGAGGTGGCGCTGCGCGACGACCTCGGCTGGATCCGCGAATTCGACGAACCGGGCACCAATCTGCGCGTCCACCTCGACCTCGGCGCACCGTTCTGGCGGACCTATACGATCACCGACGTCGACGACGACATCGTCCGCATCGCCGTGCGCACCCAGGGCAAGGGCTCGCGCGCCGTGGCATCGCTGGACGAAGGGCAGCGGATACTGACCTCCGGTCCGCACGGAACCATGACCGCCTCGCGCGTCTTCGGCGGCACAACGGCCCTGATCACCGCCGGAATCGGCATCACCCCGAGCCTCGGGCTGCTGCGCAGCGACGGTCTGGCCGAGCTGCCTGATACCGATCGGATCCGACTCGTCCACGTCGACCGCGACCACCGCACCGCATGCCTGTGGAACCGGCTGCAGGACCGCGCCCGCTCCGGCTCAGTGCCCGTCGAGACTCACCACCGCGATACCGCGACGGCCGGTCGACCGGGTCACCGGGACCTCGTCGACTGGGTGGCCGGCTGCGACAACGTCATGGTCTGCGGACCCCGCGACTTCACGGCGGCCGTGCTCGCCGCCGCGGACGAAGCCGGCGTTCCCGCGGTCCACCAGGAGACCTTCGCCTCTCCGAACACGGGCATGAGCGAGGCCATCGCCGCGTGTTCGCCCGCCGAGGTGACCCTGGAGAACTCGGGGACGAGCTTCGTCTGGCAGCCGCAGGAAGGCACTCTGCTCGAATCCTTGGAAGCGCGCGGATTCCGGTCGCCGAGCTCCTGCCGCGGCGGATCCTGCGGAACCTGTTCGGTCTCCCTGGCCGCCGGGTCCGTGCTCTACCCGATCGAACCCGCCGCCCGAGTCGAGAGCGACGAGGTGCTCGTGTGCTCTGCGGTCCCCGCCGGGCCCATCAGTCTGGCGCTCTGA
- a CDS encoding response regulator gives MSDSTVPESSIGVLVVEDEVVAARAHAKYIDRIDGYHVAGVAKNATQAMAALTGQIYGLDSSGIHLVLLDMNLPDGHGLQVCRAIRGQRVDVDIIAVTAARDMQIVQEALSYGVAQYIIKPFTFPVFKSKLEAYSSFRNRLGGDSNDGEVTQTEVDKAISALRTHTVAATAKGVPDAVQSEVKNLLDENPGQSAAELAEGLGVSRVTARRYLESMADAGMLERRPRYGSAGRPVLEYTVVPDAG, from the coding sequence ATGTCGGACTCAACTGTGCCTGAATCGAGCATCGGTGTGCTCGTCGTCGAGGATGAGGTGGTCGCCGCCCGTGCTCACGCGAAGTACATCGACCGCATCGACGGCTATCACGTCGCAGGGGTGGCGAAGAATGCGACTCAGGCGATGGCTGCCCTCACCGGTCAGATCTACGGCCTCGATTCCTCCGGCATCCACCTCGTCCTCCTCGACATGAATCTGCCCGACGGGCACGGACTCCAGGTCTGTCGCGCCATCCGCGGCCAGCGCGTCGACGTCGACATCATCGCCGTCACCGCCGCCCGGGACATGCAGATCGTGCAGGAGGCATTGTCCTACGGCGTCGCCCAGTACATCATCAAGCCCTTCACCTTCCCCGTCTTCAAATCCAAACTCGAGGCGTATTCGTCCTTCCGCAACCGCCTCGGCGGAGATTCGAACGACGGGGAGGTCACCCAGACCGAGGTCGACAAGGCGATCTCGGCCCTGCGCACCCACACCGTGGCCGCGACCGCGAAAGGTGTGCCCGATGCGGTCCAGTCCGAGGTGAAGAACCTGCTCGATGAGAATCCGGGCCAGTCCGCCGCTGAGCTGGCCGAGGGCCTCGGCGTCTCCCGAGTCACCGCGCGCCGCTACCTCGAATCCATGGCCGACGCCGGCATGCTCGAACGCCGTCCCCGGTACGGTTCGGCCGGCCGACCCGTCCTCGAATACACCGTCGTCCCCGACGCAGGCTGA
- a CDS encoding succinic semialdehyde dehydrogenase yields MRTETTARTSEAGTAQTASTHVTAALRDFLDTDPYADASGSGEVMRGVEPFTGEEVDRFARNTPDDIEAAYATARIAGEAWAAQSVQHRAKVLTRLHSALVRNEDLLLDIIQYETGKARIHAYDEILDTFNVLRHYGVMAARYLRPERRRGAIPVLTRTEVTRTPLGVIGFITPWNYPLTLGATDLFAALTAGNAVVHKPDSTTTLTSVFMRRLAIAAGLPAEVWQLVPGPSSEVGPALMAGADGISFTGSTAAGRSIAAEAGQRLLPAALELGGKNPLIVAADADLEKAVEGAVRGSFSSAGQLCISIERIYVHEDLYETFCAHFAEAARAYRLSAEFEYGPDMGTLAGPKQLETITKHVEQARSAGATVLAGGHPVPDLGPYFYAPTVLTDVPATAELHREETFGPVVSVYSVPSDAAAIAAANDSDYGLSASVYSRSHGREIARLVEAGMVNVNEVYPASWGSIDAPAGGVKASGMGHRHGPEGLHQFTATHTIAQQRLHPIAPAGPLDQKTFAKAMTGALQVMRSLRMK; encoded by the coding sequence ATGAGAACAGAGACCACCGCCCGCACCTCCGAAGCAGGCACTGCACAGACCGCGTCCACGCATGTCACCGCGGCACTGCGGGACTTCCTCGACACCGATCCGTACGCTGATGCCTCCGGTTCGGGCGAGGTGATGCGCGGCGTCGAACCGTTCACCGGCGAGGAGGTCGACCGGTTCGCCCGGAACACTCCTGACGACATCGAGGCCGCCTACGCCACGGCCCGCATCGCAGGCGAAGCATGGGCCGCTCAGTCGGTTCAGCACCGGGCGAAGGTGCTCACTCGACTGCATTCCGCACTGGTCCGGAACGAGGATCTGCTCCTCGACATCATCCAGTACGAGACCGGCAAGGCCCGCATCCACGCCTATGACGAGATCCTCGATACCTTCAATGTGCTCCGCCACTACGGGGTGATGGCCGCCCGGTATCTGCGTCCCGAACGTCGGCGCGGGGCGATCCCCGTGCTCACCCGCACCGAGGTCACGCGCACCCCGTTGGGCGTGATCGGCTTCATCACACCGTGGAACTACCCGCTGACCTTGGGTGCGACCGACCTGTTCGCGGCCCTGACGGCCGGCAATGCCGTCGTCCACAAACCCGATTCGACGACGACGCTGACCTCGGTGTTCATGCGCAGGCTGGCGATCGCCGCGGGTCTGCCCGCCGAGGTCTGGCAGCTCGTGCCCGGGCCGTCGTCCGAGGTCGGGCCCGCGCTCATGGCCGGTGCCGACGGAATCTCGTTCACCGGGTCGACGGCTGCTGGGCGGTCGATCGCCGCCGAGGCGGGGCAGCGCCTGCTGCCCGCCGCGCTCGAGCTGGGAGGCAAGAATCCCCTGATCGTGGCCGCCGATGCGGATCTGGAGAAGGCCGTCGAGGGTGCCGTGCGCGGATCGTTCTCCTCGGCCGGGCAGCTGTGCATCTCGATCGAGCGCATCTACGTCCATGAAGACCTCTATGAGACCTTCTGCGCCCATTTCGCCGAGGCGGCCCGTGCCTACCGTCTCAGCGCGGAGTTCGAGTACGGCCCGGACATGGGCACCCTGGCGGGGCCGAAGCAGCTCGAGACGATCACCAAGCATGTCGAACAGGCCCGCAGTGCCGGTGCCACGGTGCTCGCCGGCGGACACCCGGTGCCCGATCTCGGCCCCTACTTCTACGCCCCGACCGTGCTCACGGATGTTCCCGCGACGGCGGAGCTGCATCGGGAGGAGACCTTCGGCCCCGTCGTCTCCGTCTATTCGGTGCCGTCCGATGCCGCGGCGATCGCTGCGGCCAATGACAGCGACTACGGGCTCTCGGCGTCTGTGTACTCGCGTTCCCATGGGCGTGAGATCGCGCGGCTGGTCGAGGCCGGCATGGTCAATGTCAATGAGGTCTACCCGGCCAGCTGGGGGTCCATCGACGCACCGGCCGGCGGAGTCAAGGCCTCAGGCATGGGACACCGGCACGGACCCGAGGGCCTCCACCAGTTCACGGCCACGCACACGATCGCGCAGCAGCGCCTCCACCCGATCGCACCGGCCGGTCCTCTCGATCAGAAGACGTTCGCCAAGGCCATGACCGGGGCGCTTCAGGTGATGCGGTCCCTGCGCATGAAGTGA
- a CDS encoding heavy metal translocating P-type ATPase — MPRELELDITGMTCASCSARIEKKLTRLDGVTAEVNLPLETAHVVIDSELSDDDITGAVAKAGYGATVRRPGAGGAGGAGPEIVDYDPRHLRPRFIGSLSLAVPIVAISMVMGWHFAGWQWVVAILALPVVTWGAWPFHSAAYKAARGGSTTMDTLVSVGITVASLYSYFTLGRAVADGHGWSIPAEYHVWFEAAAAITVFLLIGKLTEDRAKNRATAALKALLDLGAKSATVLREGGAAEGAADATAADAASDAAVATGGRVEVQVPIDELTVGDVFLVRPGEKIATDGEVLTGHSAVDEAMLTGESVPIEVGPGDSVTGATINTSGVLEVRTTRVGADTTLAAMADLVSRAQSGKPAVQRLADRISAVFVPIVFGIAILTLLIWGFVTGDWATGLHAALTVLIIACPCALGLATPTALAVSSGRGSQLGILVSGPEALESTRSIDTVVLDKTGTLTTGVMSLTGTELSPADFAVLAHLEARSEHPIARAIVDAAPEIVGAGSAGAGSAGTAVADFENIAGGGLRATIDGAEVLAGRPDLLRERGIAVDYATDSVPRGATIVALAIDGVFRGLSFVSDEAKPTARAAIGELHSLGLSTVLLTGDNAQAAEVVAEALGITEVRADVRPEGKVSVVSELQEQGRAVAMVGDGVNDAAALAGADLGIAMGSGTDAAMAASDITMVKSDPQQIPQAIRLSRRTLGLIKGNLFWAFAYNTAAIPIAAFGLLDPMIAGAAMAFSSVFVILNSLRLLRFT, encoded by the coding sequence ATGCCTCGCGAGCTCGAGCTCGACATCACGGGCATGACCTGCGCGTCGTGTTCGGCGCGGATCGAGAAGAAGCTCACCCGCCTCGACGGGGTCACGGCGGAGGTCAACCTGCCGCTGGAGACCGCGCATGTGGTCATCGATTCCGAACTCAGCGACGACGACATCACCGGCGCCGTCGCGAAGGCCGGCTACGGTGCCACGGTGCGCCGCCCCGGCGCGGGCGGTGCTGGAGGCGCCGGTCCGGAGATCGTCGACTACGATCCCCGCCATCTGCGGCCGCGCTTCATCGGCTCGCTCAGCCTGGCCGTCCCGATCGTCGCGATCTCGATGGTGATGGGCTGGCATTTCGCCGGGTGGCAGTGGGTCGTGGCGATCCTCGCCCTGCCGGTCGTGACCTGGGGTGCGTGGCCGTTCCACTCGGCGGCGTACAAGGCCGCCCGCGGTGGGTCGACGACCATGGACACCCTGGTCAGCGTCGGCATCACCGTCGCGAGCCTGTATTCCTACTTCACGCTGGGCCGGGCCGTCGCCGACGGTCACGGCTGGTCGATTCCCGCCGAATACCATGTGTGGTTCGAAGCTGCCGCGGCGATCACGGTGTTCCTGCTCATCGGCAAGCTCACCGAGGACCGGGCGAAGAACCGGGCGACGGCCGCGCTCAAGGCGCTCCTCGACCTCGGCGCGAAGTCCGCAACCGTGCTGCGTGAGGGTGGTGCCGCTGAGGGCGCCGCGGATGCGACTGCGGCCGATGCTGCTTCCGACGCTGCCGTCGCGACTGGCGGCCGCGTCGAAGTGCAGGTGCCGATCGACGAGCTGACCGTCGGTGATGTCTTCCTCGTCCGTCCCGGTGAGAAGATCGCCACCGACGGTGAGGTGCTGACCGGTCATTCGGCCGTCGACGAGGCGATGCTCACAGGCGAATCCGTTCCGATCGAGGTCGGCCCCGGCGATTCCGTCACCGGAGCCACGATCAACACCTCGGGTGTGCTCGAGGTCCGCACCACCCGAGTGGGTGCCGATACTACCTTGGCGGCCATGGCCGATCTCGTCTCTCGCGCGCAGAGCGGGAAACCTGCCGTGCAGCGGCTGGCCGACCGGATCTCGGCGGTGTTCGTGCCGATCGTCTTCGGCATCGCGATCCTCACCCTGCTCATCTGGGGGTTCGTCACCGGAGACTGGGCGACGGGGCTGCATGCGGCGCTCACCGTGCTCATCATCGCCTGCCCCTGTGCCTTGGGCTTGGCTACGCCGACGGCACTGGCGGTATCTTCGGGGCGCGGATCCCAGCTGGGCATCCTCGTCTCCGGGCCTGAGGCGCTGGAGTCGACGCGGTCGATCGATACGGTCGTGCTCGACAAAACCGGCACCCTGACCACCGGCGTGATGAGCCTGACCGGAACCGAGCTCTCACCGGCGGACTTCGCTGTGCTCGCTCATCTGGAGGCGCGCAGCGAACACCCGATCGCCCGCGCCATCGTCGACGCCGCACCAGAGATCGTCGGGGCGGGTTCCGCAGGGGCAGGCTCCGCCGGGACAGCGGTCGCGGATTTCGAGAACATCGCCGGCGGCGGGCTGCGGGCCACGATCGACGGCGCCGAGGTGCTCGCCGGTCGCCCGGACCTGCTCCGGGAACGCGGGATCGCGGTCGACTATGCGACCGACTCGGTGCCGCGCGGAGCCACGATCGTCGCGCTGGCGATCGACGGGGTCTTCCGCGGGCTGAGCTTCGTCTCCGATGAGGCTAAGCCGACCGCTCGGGCCGCGATCGGCGAACTGCATTCGCTGGGACTGAGCACCGTCCTGCTGACCGGGGACAATGCCCAAGCCGCCGAAGTGGTCGCCGAGGCTCTCGGGATCACCGAGGTCCGCGCGGATGTCCGCCCGGAGGGCAAGGTCTCCGTGGTCAGCGAACTGCAGGAGCAGGGCCGGGCCGTTGCCATGGTCGGCGACGGGGTCAACGACGCCGCCGCTCTGGCCGGTGCGGACCTCGGCATCGCGATGGGGTCGGGCACGGACGCGGCGATGGCGGCATCGGACATCACCATGGTCAAGTCCGATCCGCAGCAGATCCCGCAGGCGATCCGGCTCTCGCGCCGGACCTTGGGACTCATCAAGGGCAACCTGTTCTGGGCCTTCGCCTACAACACCGCGGCGATCCCGATCGCGGCGTTCGGACTGCTCGACCCGATGATCGCCGGTGCCGCAATGGCGTTCTCGTCGGTGTTCGTCATCCTCAACAGCCTCCGCCTGCTGCGCTTCACGTAA
- a CDS encoding ATP-binding protein — protein MPKKKRTVLPQGPAGPVGRLSRWVRLSAAGRIMFANSIMLVGVMVLTTSLLYLQLSQLNTKREQDLLRSAADNISMSLGLVATGEVGQDDYLDSESRDDVQTLLDNVISQYGFDVAAVVPIDFLLTPPTLGSPGRQQALEAKTASADSGKIPEDSIDQLAQAVDGQALQEGRSTVRFIDDGGPSDGTMYVVTPVYAEHVGVDGMRSDTVVGAVIVGSSADSVREGFLAQGKWLIGIAVLTLVLGIGSSWVTSRGLRRVTGDYGAEELRSMLDFYSSVLTAVSEGLLLVDRARGIVLINTEARELLGMSAAGDDEDSGPTSAEEMPLRELDLPEALHDLLASGRWARDEIHYTDDRVLVVNQQPTEAASDTWVVTMRDHTELAELSGELVSVRSFSDSLRAQTHEYANRLHMVVSLLETGHVDEAIDFAARDIDDLNRVNGDGSMTFDHPVLSALLLSKIAQAAEVGIEMTVDTADLTGSLGGDDRDLATILGNLVDNAFDALSRQDVLPEDKRVHVELSGSGGPGGFTIEVSDDGPGIDEEHLDAIFERGWSTKHDGVETDQGQGRQQTGTRGVGLSLVVQAIRRLGGAVDVQGHGEDCDRFKGAVLTVWLPDPAGAGQSGHSSM, from the coding sequence ATGCCGAAGAAGAAGCGCACCGTGCTGCCGCAGGGGCCCGCCGGACCGGTGGGCCGCCTGAGTCGGTGGGTGCGCCTGTCCGCGGCCGGGCGGATCATGTTCGCGAACTCGATCATGCTCGTGGGCGTCATGGTGCTCACGACGAGTCTGCTCTACCTCCAGCTCTCCCAGCTCAACACGAAACGCGAACAGGACCTGCTGCGGTCGGCCGCGGACAACATCTCGATGTCACTGGGTCTCGTCGCCACCGGTGAAGTCGGTCAAGACGACTACCTCGACTCCGAATCCCGCGACGATGTCCAGACGCTGCTGGACAATGTCATCAGCCAGTACGGCTTCGACGTCGCCGCGGTCGTGCCCATCGACTTCCTGCTCACCCCGCCGACGCTGGGCTCGCCCGGACGCCAGCAGGCGCTGGAGGCGAAGACCGCCTCGGCGGATTCCGGGAAGATCCCCGAGGATTCGATCGACCAGCTGGCCCAGGCGGTCGACGGGCAGGCTCTGCAGGAGGGCCGGTCGACCGTGCGCTTCATCGACGACGGAGGCCCGTCCGACGGCACCATGTACGTCGTCACCCCGGTCTATGCCGAACACGTCGGCGTCGACGGCATGAGGTCCGACACCGTCGTCGGCGCCGTCATCGTCGGCAGCTCCGCCGATTCGGTCCGCGAAGGCTTCCTGGCGCAGGGCAAATGGCTCATCGGCATCGCCGTCCTCACTCTCGTCCTCGGCATCGGCTCCTCCTGGGTGACATCGCGGGGCCTGCGCAGGGTCACCGGCGACTACGGCGCCGAGGAGCTGCGCAGCATGCTCGACTTCTACTCCTCCGTGCTCACGGCCGTCTCCGAAGGTCTGCTGCTCGTCGACCGCGCCCGCGGAATCGTGCTCATCAACACCGAAGCCCGGGAACTGCTGGGCATGTCGGCCGCCGGAGACGACGAGGACTCGGGCCCCACCTCGGCGGAGGAGATGCCGCTGCGTGAACTCGACCTGCCGGAGGCGCTGCACGATCTGCTCGCCTCCGGCCGGTGGGCCCGCGACGAGATCCACTACACCGACGACCGCGTCCTCGTCGTCAATCAGCAGCCCACCGAGGCGGCCAGCGATACGTGGGTCGTGACCATGCGCGATCACACGGAGCTGGCCGAGCTCTCCGGCGAGCTCGTGTCCGTGCGATCGTTCTCCGATTCCCTGCGCGCACAGACCCACGAATACGCGAACCGGCTGCACATGGTCGTGTCCCTGCTCGAGACCGGTCATGTCGATGAGGCCATCGACTTCGCGGCCAGGGACATCGACGACCTCAACCGGGTCAACGGGGACGGGTCGATGACCTTCGACCACCCCGTGCTGTCGGCCCTGCTGCTGTCGAAGATCGCCCAAGCCGCCGAGGTGGGCATCGAGATGACGGTGGACACCGCGGATCTCACGGGCAGCCTCGGCGGGGATGATCGGGATCTCGCGACGATCCTCGGCAACCTCGTCGACAATGCTTTCGACGCTCTGAGCAGGCAGGATGTCCTGCCTGAAGACAAGAGAGTCCACGTCGAGCTCTCCGGTTCCGGCGGTCCCGGCGGATTCACGATCGAGGTCAGCGACGACGGTCCGGGCATCGACGAGGAGCACCTCGACGCGATCTTCGAACGCGGCTGGTCGACGAAGCACGACGGTGTCGAGACCGACCAGGGGCAGGGGCGCCAGCAGACGGGCACCCGCGGGGTCGGGCTGTCCCTGGTCGTGCAGGCGATCCGCCGCCTCGGGGGAGCCGTCGACGTGCAGGGCCACGGGGAGGACTGCGACCGGTTCAAGGGTGCGGTGCTCACGGTGTGGCTGCCGGACCCGGCCGGTGCAGGTCAATCGGGCCACAGCTCGATGTGA
- a CDS encoding penicillin-binding transpeptidase domain-containing protein, with protein sequence MSKKSRVWLAVALVLVLLLGAGVFALFRLPMTKSSAAEAAAHDLAEEQLSSDIWHQKDLAQGLFDRVTKALGKRVDLRSVTVDDITEAEGRTVATLDWSWANNDGESWEYSSQLPLEKNGLFWWADLTEKAIHPKLGTGGSFALRANPGGRGKILGADGEVLMAEGKVIDIGVHPNRLEPDTIGRLVNGLNDGVDSLDLDAADLEKSVDDAAGNQLVPVVTLREDDYRSVKSAIHDLPGVLFSEDTQTLTRSRGFAQATLGSAGPASAEDIEKSEGEIIAGDIVGRTGLQKTFDSRLSGPGSVEVFAKGDPTDDKGGKTKLTSLHAFESQDGEDLETTLDVDIQTAADDAAATAKKPAAVVAIRPSDGHVLAVANHDPAGAAWDRALSGQYPPGSVFKIASGLALLDAGVKPDDDIDCPKTVNIGGKSFKNAEDEVLGTVSFADDFAHSCNTAFVSSADKVTGDDVADAAAQLGMLGDTSAIGAKMASVPADDDEVTHAAQMIGQGKVQSSPLAVATMAASVEAGETITPQLVVGAALDEAKSGDSGQGAGKGTGNDDDAPSLDADAAKEISTMMAKVVTEGTATALKDVPGDPVHGKTGTAEYGEETPPRTHSWFAGFQGDLAVAVLVEDGGFGAEAAVPVAHEFFDSVN encoded by the coding sequence ATGTCGAAGAAGTCCCGGGTCTGGCTGGCCGTCGCACTCGTCCTCGTTCTGCTGCTCGGCGCCGGAGTCTTCGCACTCTTCCGGCTTCCGATGACGAAGTCGTCGGCCGCCGAGGCAGCCGCCCACGACCTCGCCGAAGAGCAGCTGAGCTCGGACATCTGGCACCAGAAGGACCTCGCTCAGGGCCTGTTCGACCGCGTCACGAAGGCATTGGGCAAGCGAGTCGACCTGCGGTCGGTCACCGTCGACGACATCACCGAGGCCGAGGGGCGGACCGTGGCCACCCTCGACTGGAGCTGGGCGAACAATGACGGAGAGTCCTGGGAATACAGTTCCCAGCTGCCCCTGGAGAAGAACGGACTCTTCTGGTGGGCGGATCTTACGGAGAAGGCCATCCATCCGAAGCTCGGCACGGGCGGCAGCTTCGCACTGCGCGCGAATCCGGGCGGACGCGGGAAGATCCTCGGTGCCGATGGCGAAGTGCTCATGGCAGAGGGGAAGGTCATCGACATCGGCGTCCACCCGAATCGCCTGGAGCCCGACACCATCGGCCGACTCGTCAATGGGCTCAACGACGGCGTCGACTCGCTCGACCTCGACGCCGCTGACCTCGAGAAGTCCGTCGACGACGCCGCAGGCAACCAGCTCGTCCCCGTCGTGACCCTGCGCGAAGACGACTACAGATCGGTCAAGAGCGCCATCCACGATCTGCCGGGAGTCCTCTTTTCCGAGGACACCCAGACGCTGACCCGGTCTCGCGGGTTCGCGCAGGCCACGCTCGGTTCGGCCGGACCCGCCAGCGCCGAAGACATCGAGAAGTCCGAGGGCGAGATCATCGCCGGTGACATCGTCGGCCGCACCGGCCTGCAGAAGACCTTCGATTCCCGCCTCAGCGGACCCGGCAGCGTCGAAGTCTTCGCCAAAGGGGATCCAACCGACGACAAGGGCGGAAAGACGAAGCTGACGAGCCTCCACGCCTTCGAGTCGCAGGACGGTGAGGATCTCGAGACCACCCTCGACGTCGATATCCAGACCGCCGCGGACGACGCGGCGGCGACCGCGAAGAAACCGGCCGCCGTCGTCGCGATCCGTCCCAGCGACGGCCACGTGCTGGCCGTGGCCAACCACGACCCGGCAGGAGCAGCCTGGGACCGAGCGCTGAGCGGTCAGTACCCTCCCGGCTCGGTGTTCAAGATCGCCTCGGGGCTGGCACTCCTCGACGCCGGGGTGAAACCGGACGACGACATCGACTGCCCGAAGACCGTGAACATCGGCGGCAAGAGCTTCAAGAACGCCGAAGACGAAGTGCTCGGCACAGTCAGCTTCGCCGACGACTTCGCACACTCCTGCAACACCGCCTTCGTCTCCTCCGCCGACAAGGTCACCGGCGACGATGTGGCCGACGCCGCCGCCCAGCTCGGCATGCTCGGTGACACCTCGGCCATCGGCGCGAAGATGGCCTCGGTGCCGGCCGACGATGACGAGGTCACCCACGCCGCGCAGATGATCGGGCAGGGCAAGGTGCAGTCGAGCCCGCTGGCCGTGGCGACGATGGCCGCCTCGGTGGAGGCGGGGGAGACGATCACCCCGCAGCTCGTCGTCGGTGCGGCGCTCGACGAGGCGAAGAGCGGCGACAGTGGCCAGGGTGCGGGTAAGGGCACCGGCAACGACGACGATGCCCCGTCGCTCGACGCGGACGCGGCGAAGGAGATCTCGACGATGATGGCCAAGGTCGTCACCGAAGGCACTGCGACTGCACTCAAGGACGTTCCCGGCGACCCCGTCCACGGCAAGACCGGAACGGCCGAATACGGCGAGGAGACCCCGCCGCGCACACATTCATGGTTCGCCGGATTCCAGGGAGATCTGGCCGTGGCCGTCCTCGTCGAAGACGGCGGATTCGGCGCCGAGGCGGCCGTGCCGGTGGCGCACGAATTCTTCGATTCCGTCAACTGA